The Lytechinus pictus isolate F3 Inbred chromosome 8, Lp3.0, whole genome shotgun sequence nucleotide sequence ttataaaAGTTCTATTATCTTCTCCCAAGCAAGGTGGTGTCGAAGCGCTGAAAACGGTCTGTCCTGGATTTGTCTTAACCCATGTTCAAAACGACAGCTCTATTTCATTCAAACTATGGCTTATGAGACGCATGTTTGGGTGCGACCTCCCAACGGCAACTGTATGTCTTCTTGGTATGTAATACTCatcgatatgaaaaaaatgaatagagttCGTCCTTATCTGCCGCACACACTACGTTGAAGCTACAGGAAAAGTACCCAATGACACGATTAACAGTATATTGGGGCTATACCAATACGTAATAAACAACACACACATCCTCACGCATAACCCACACACATCCACCAACTCGCACATCCCATCCGAGACCTGTATATGGTGTTTGTTTTTGGTGTACTCGTATAATGATCTGTTATACGGCCTAatgttgtttatatttatattctgaTACTTGTTATTggtaaagatgaaaaatatggATTTGGAAAATGTACgcttaaacaatattttttgttatttttagtaTTTAATTGAgaattgattaataataataatgataataataatatacagttatatagcgccatctatctaaaaatattctattccgtgGAGcgatgttattaatattattaccccggctttagctcgagctgcctttcagcgctcatgcattcaaggaattaatcctgccgggtacccattcacctcacctgggttgagtgcagcacaatgtggctaaatttcttgctgaaggaaattacgccatggctgggattcgaacccacgaccctctgtttcaaagtcagaagattAACCCACAACGCTCCATTAAGCTTCAATAAGCATGTTTGTATAAAGTGTATAAGTTCTATAAGGTTCATATACTACACACAGCTTAGTTTagtttactccaacgatgttgtaTAAAAATTTAAACAGCGTTTAGAGGATCAAACTAAAGTAAATCTAAAACCTTTTCCcatccttctttcctttttattgcAGAGATGTGCAACTTCATGTTTTCGTAAAGCAAGTGTCAAACGATCGCATCTTTTGTCCAAATCTGATTTGAGATCGGAACCAAGCGGTTGGTTATGATGtgattcttcaaagaaaatttcgAGAAACTCGCTAAACCCATACCTTTGTCAGAAAACTGGCGTCATCATGGCAGtacgcatattttttttttcgctggGGGCAGGATGCGTAATTTTTACTTGAAAGCAAGGGACTGAAGCAACCGACCGAGCTTGCCATCGGGgcgcttttttattttgtaaagtgaaattgaaggattttgtacatacttttggaaattttgtgaaaatgttcAGTATAAAATgtgagttttcaaaatttctggggaCATCTGCCCCTCCCGCCAAATACGGCCCTGGGCGTCATGCCATAAAGCCCATGGCTTCATACGCAACGACCGTAACTGGTCCAAACTGTGGTTTCGTTATTGCAAAATGCAAGTGAATTTCCTGTAACCTTAATAAAAAActtagattgaaaaatattaaatctgGATTATCACCTACAAGAATTTCAATatactacactgcaaaaactctggtgttgattcaacaccagcccggaatctatatatgtccacaccagagaagtgttaaacaacaccagtttcgttttggtctaacaccagaaagttGTTTATACAAggcaccaattagtattaaaacagcatcggtttgattccaaactggtgttgtttcaacacttctctgatgtggacatataaagattccgggctggtgttaaatcaacaccggagtttttgcagtgtatcagTCGTGGGTAAAGACATTGATTACTAACAGGCAGTTTTAACGACAATCTTCATTATGAAATTGTTTATGTATGTAACTTTTCGTTAATTTGGTATTTCtagttttcaattcatttatgtCCTTTATATCATGCAAGCACTAACCACAAAAAAATCACGAAAGCTTTACGAATTTGCACGAACAGCCATCACCTTACCCATTCTGCTCCTCTCTTCGTAAAACTTAAAACTTTGAATATATCTGATTTATATCTGTATCACACAGCAGTGCtaggcaggggcggatccaggattttccaagggggggggggcaaatatttcggattaaaattttgacacgccaaaataaaggttttcttccacaaattaaggaaataatttgacaagcaaaaaaaaaaaaaggccttcaatttcaaaagaggaggcacacctctgttttaatggcatttttacattacaaattctaATTTTGCTtatcgaaggggggggggcaagtgccccctgtgcccccctggatccgcgcctggtgcTAGGGTACGTGTATTTTCATAATCTCCTTCCGTACAACTCTTGAGCTTTATTCTCTACAAATCTTCTAATCTCAATATTCACAAATACGATTCGAGAAATCAATCTAATTTTCATCGTATTGGAAAATTTTATTTACGTATGAAGAAAAATCTCCACGATGTAGTCTACCAATAATTTGTAATTAATTACCAAAtagttttattctttttaaataacattaatcaaaatcatttaaGAAGCATGTAAATACATTCTTTTTGTCACAATACTGACTCGCATGTATTTCACATTTATAGTAGTATTACCAGATCTCTCCCCCTTCCATTTTCAATGTTCCTCTGACTTATATTTCTTTATAGCTTGTtatgatttctttattttttctatgttttctAAGTTTTTCACTACTGGTAATTACCTATAATATAATACTTTGTACTGCGTATAAGGGAACTTATTTTACAGGGCTACATGGCCTTATTctagtttccttttttttttttcaactgctaaatttttctatgttttaccCTAAAAAGAGGCATTGCAATGACACTGTAATTTCTTAAgatgtattttatttgtatcaatttgtatataattgcATTCATTATATTGTAATGGCCTGTtattatgtaaatataaaataaatgatcaaacaaacaaacaaacaaacgatttggaattaaaaaaaatacttgtttagtgTGCTTTTCGAatgaaaccccatggtcgcgcatggtatccattcgtcaatggaagtgccccccccccccccggatgtgGATGCAAACCATGAACTCTGAGAAAGGACTGATAGAGATTTGAAGCATTCGAGATGTTGATATGGCGACGCATGCTTAAAATTAAGTGGCCAGAGAGACCGTCAAAATGAGGATAGGTGCTAGTTATAGCAGGAGGAGCGCAATGTACGTCACCTGATCACAATTAAGATTTGTATGATTGaaagattaaaggtcaagtccaccgaagaaaaatgttgatttcaataaatagagaaaatccaaccagcataatgctgaaaatttccatcaaaaacggatgtaaaataagaaagttatgacaatttaaattttcgcttatttttcacaaaacagtgatatgcacaactaagtGACAAGTCATGGAAATGAGAcaatcgatgatgtcactcatcactcactttttgttttttattgtttgaattctacaatatttcattttttacagatttgacaataatgaccaacttgactgaaccatatagtattaaacaatgctaattccacatgttcagggaggaattaatcgttgtatcacttgacactgaggagaaaattagaatatttcatataataaaatacaaaagaaatagtgagtggatgacgtcatcagtctcctcatttgcatactgaccaggatgtgcatataaatgtttttgtgaaattaagcgagactttaaaatgtcataactttcttttttttacatccgattttgatgaaattttcagtgttatgcttgttggatttttctctttttattcaaatatcttttttgttgggatggacttgtcctttaaagacaGACAAATAAAATGGATTGGTCACATGCTAATTAAGATATGACAACATGACGTGTGACAATCACAGTCGTAGTCGACTATTAACGACGTCATAATCATGTCAATATACGACGTCAATCTGACGTCTAATACTGGTCATGCATACGTCATAAAGACGTCGTAGTCGACTATTAATGACGTGATAATCACGTTATTCTTACGTCTAATACTGGTCAGGAATACGGCGTAAAgacgtcattaagacgtcgtagtcGACTTTTTAagacgtcataatcacgtcattTTACGACGTCAATATGACGACGTACATCGGTGCAAATACTCGTCTTTAAGACTTCTTTTTACGACGTCAATATGACGTGATACACATCGTAAAATGACGCCAATAAGACGTCTTTTACCCAGTTTTTGCTATCAGGGAGTAAGGGTAGGAAGCGTGGACGTCCAAAgaacatggccctgggaagcgggggtgctgaagaACCCCCTAGattttccttgggggtgctgcgtgtattattctccataggcagcaccccatgcaggtattctggaagatgtgaaaaaatgggaaaatgtaACGAAAATACCGTCATTTTGTactgaaccccccccctcccctttttttGGCTTTTCGAATTTCTTTGGAGCCACATGATCCCGATGTTGTagcgataaccttttttttttttgcttttcaaatttacatcagagCATCTGCAGTTAAAAATTGTTCCCAGTGCCCTGCCAAAGAACAAAGAGGTTGGACATGCATGGTCATAAAAAAGGCCGGGAAATTAAAACATAAGCTCAAGACAGGAAAGAATGGAAATGACTTTTTCTATCATGGACATGTCTCACTGATATAACACAAATATTGTCATTATGCTCTttgcaaatgaaaatgaattctcCTTATAAGTTTGCAAAAGTCGAGGGGGAGTAATTATGTTAAATATACGCCCTTCATTTTCTCAGTAATTTCATCACTATCTACTAGGTATTGTTGAGATGCATGTGCTATTTCATCACTATTAACCGGGTGACGTTGGAACGCATGCGCCATTTCATTACTGTTTACCGGATATTGATGAAGAGCTTGTACTATTTTATCACCATTCGCTGAATATTGTTGAAACGCATGCGCTGTTTCATTTCTATTCATCGGGAATCGTTGAATGCCATGCGATATTTTTTCGCTGTTCACCAGACATCTTTGGATTATATTCAGGAGGTCCAGCTGTTCCTCGTTCGATATCATAGTCCGATCAGAATCGATACCTTCTGGTAGTTGATAGATATCAGTGATATGGTTGTTTTCCAGGTATTCGATCAGCTTGTCAACGTCGTTTCTTCTCGCGTCGCAAATAATGATGGCGATTGGAAGCCTTCCTGTTAACATGGTAAATAAAAGATATATTCAGATTCCGCGGAAATAACATACATCAAGATGTTACCTATTAGACATGATATTGTCAAGTTGATGAGAGTAATCTGCTAGAGGCCTACTACTCCACTTCATTAGTACCACTCTATACTACTACTCCAATTTATActactatacttctactactacgactactactactactactactactactaaagacgacgacgacgatttctactactactactactactactacttcttctactactactactactactactactactactactactactactactactactactactacttctactactactactactactactactactactactactactactactactactgctatatactactactactactatactactactactactactactactactatactactactactactactactactactactactacgtattactactactatacttctactactactactataccacTACTACCTCCTACCTACTAAAGGTTATCTCTTCTTTATACAGTGTTATTCATAAGTAGAAGAGACTCAGACTCGATTGtatgtatgcattttatgaaGAAATGTGTTATTCATTCTGTTTGAGACGATTATGTCAAAATAAGATTCTTTTGGCAAATTTATACAAATACTAATGTACTTATACTAATAATATTACTGGGGAGTCCTTACAAAAGTAATATACGCGTATCTCCAAACTGAACTTACCTGTTATATGTTTTGTCAACTTGATAACATCATTTGTGAAATATGGAACGAGTGAAGCACTGTTAAACAGTAATAATAAAATCGTAACAATTCTACATCATGTAGAATGAatggtgttagaccaagtgcTTATTACAACACGTGTTGGTGTACCCTAACAGAAAATTAGacaaatttgtaaataattatttttattgcaaTTAATAAGACAATGCAGTAAAAAGACATAGGGGTAGATTAAGTGGCAATTTACAAACTGTGAAGTCTTTCTCTGTCGtaagcgtacctacggggggggggggggcagagggggcagactgcccccccctgacgagtcacaacccatgcaagggacatatccctgccccctgacgagtcttgaagaccttctttttttaaattttttttgcttgtcaatttttttttatctggtacgaaatcctttatttttggttgaagaccttttttttttttttttttgcttgtcaaattacgaaatccttaattttgcggacgaatttgcccccccctgtgaaaaatcctaggtacgccttatctattcatttattataatatatttattcaggtaCAAAAGATCAGCAAAAGCTGTTTTTTCGTCAATGACCTGATGATAACAGAATCACgattacaataaataacatCGACATCACACacgtaaataaaatcatattctaaGTCATTGTCTTGGCAATGCTTAATAACGGaactaaacaaatatttttacataaatgATAACatgacaatgtaaaaaaaattatcaaaacggaaaatatagatataaactaCAAATTGTACTATATATTCACTGATAAAAACCTTTGAAATtaaagtaattatataaataggGGCACTATAGGAACTAGACATTCGAGTGAAACAACTATCAAGTAATAATTagcataaaacaatattaaaggagaatgaaacccttgaaaccagctgaatccatatcaaagagaaaaatcaaagaaacatattgttgaaagtttgaggaagattgaatgaataataagaaagttatgagcatttgaatattgagatcactaatgccatgtagatcctcccattggcattgcgaccaagatctgtgatgtcacacacgtacaactccctcattgctttagtacttatttcacttattctcacttttatagaatctatcacaaggtgaggtgttctctttatgagaggacaagtacagaggtttcacaacattatatcattgatgaatcgtttgtcatatgattagaatgagcaaaaagagatgttttggggtatattttcag carries:
- the LOC135154833 gene encoding uncharacterized protein LOC135154833 isoform X1, encoding MNMASFSNADIERRIAELRREILFHQPVKVSRPDQRCGDDQAGLTLSLVDLGECGSNVVSAMRRALGGVVGEPFLHSADHQQISRDDRMEYLSSSLSVISRNISCRSTAISRESIVNSLIELAERNGLFLLVLRASLVPYFTNDVIKLTKHITGRLPIAIIICDARRNDVDKLIEYLENNHITDIYQLPEGIDSDRTMISNEEQLDLLNIIQRCLVNSEKISHGIQRFPMNRNETAHAFQQYSANGDKIVQALHQYPVNSNEMAHAFQRHPVNSDEIAHASQQYLVDSDEITEKMKGVYLT